In Gambusia affinis linkage group LG06, SWU_Gaff_1.0, whole genome shotgun sequence, one DNA window encodes the following:
- the c1qtnf5 gene encoding complement C1q tumor necrosis factor-related protein 5: protein MTSLGLLPLLCSIIVLQVCFSSQLEDNKIPPSLCTGHPGTPGSPGNHGNPGQPGRDGRDGRDAAPGEKGEKGERGYPGETGVRGLTGDKGYQGEKGERGQPGECAVAPKSAFSAKLSQSHTLPLNVGDAVLFDTVLFNEQGDYNTETGRFTCKVPGVYYFAVHATVYRASLQFDLMKNGHAVASYFQFYGNWPKPASLSGGSLLHLIPSDQVWVQMALSEYNGFYCSTKTDSTFTGFLVYSDWKNSAVFA from the exons ATGACCTCACTCGGCCTGTTGCCCTTGTTATGCTCCATCATCGTCCTACAAGTCTGTTTTTCCAGCCAGCTGGAGGACAACAAGATCCCTCCCAGTCTGTGCACTGGTCACCCTGGCACCCCAGGCTCTCCTGGGAATCATGGCAATCCCGGTCAGCCAGGGAGAGACGGAAGAGATGGGAGGGATGCCGCTCCGGGAGAGAAAGGCGAGAAGGGGGAGAGGGGATATCCAG GTGAGACAGGAGTGCGAGGCCTGACTGGAGACAAAGGCTACCAAGGAGAAAAAGGGGAGAGGGGCCAGCCAGGAGAGTGTGCAGTGGCCCCTAAATCGGCTTTCAGTGCTAAACTGTCTCAGAGCCACACTTTACCCCTAAATGTTGGGGACGCAGTCCTCTTTGACACAGTACTCTTCAACGAACAGGGGGACTACAACACAGAGACTGGACGCTTCACCTGCAAAGTCCCTGGCGTCTACTACTTTGCTGTCCACGCCACTGTTTACCGCGCCAGCCTGCAGTTTGACCTGATGAAGAACGGACACGCCGTGGCATCCTACTTCCAGTTTTATGGTAACTGGCCCAAACCGGCATCTCTGTCAGGCGGCTCCCTGCTTCACCTCATCCCCAGCGACCAGGTGTGGGTCCAAATGGCCCTTTCAGAATACAATGGGTTTTACTGCAGCACCAAGACTGACAGCACCTTCACTGGCTTCCTGGTCTACTCAGACTGGAAAAACTCTGCAGTTTTTGCATGA